Proteins from a genomic interval of Chroococcidiopsis thermalis PCC 7203:
- a CDS encoding GtrA family protein, whose protein sequence is MSKANPIYILGAGPAGLAAAYTLTQKGQPVVVVERDTRVGGLAKSIEYQGFILDFGPHRFFTKLAPVLKLWSEVLGKDRVTVNRLTRIYYGGKYFSYPLKAKEALLTMGPIESVKILVSYAQSQLFPNRHPRNFAQWVTSRFGRRLFEIFFQAYTEKLWGIPCTEISADWAAQRIKGLSLLKAARSALLGNDGKVKTLIDRFEFPRLGSGQLYEKIGEYLRQHNQSVLLNTEVVQVHHDNFQVTQITLRNRQTGEESTVNCGGVISSVPISLLVQQMNPTAPSEAIAAAKSLKFRNTILVYLIVEGNNLFPDNWLYINEPSVQLGRVTNFANWSPEMLPNQHQTPLCCEYWCNYDEPMWQQPEAELLERAERELRKIGLLHQEKVSGGFVVRLPRTYPIYAGNYQQALSDIQSYLQPFSNLQLVGRYGAFKYNNQDHSLLMGILAAENVLSPGKHNLWSVNSDSEYQEEASATAKTTTHKTVKKPRQQKTLKVLKEFGGYVFTGGAATVVDVAIFSLLVQSGVWSVSALCVSYFMGLTTNFWLSRRFVFGIYWKNWLIQYAVFATVALNSLLANLGLLQLLMDDAGWNATAARLVSAACVALLSFTGHKMYSFASNQQEFVRKPE, encoded by the coding sequence ATGAGTAAAGCTAATCCAATCTATATTCTCGGAGCAGGTCCAGCAGGACTAGCAGCGGCTTACACCTTAACTCAAAAAGGTCAGCCAGTCGTAGTAGTAGAAAGAGATACGAGGGTAGGCGGATTAGCAAAAAGTATCGAATATCAAGGCTTTATTCTAGATTTTGGTCCGCATCGCTTTTTCACCAAACTCGCTCCCGTACTCAAACTTTGGAGTGAAGTCTTAGGAAAAGATCGAGTCACTGTCAATCGCTTGACACGCATCTACTATGGGGGAAAGTATTTCAGCTATCCGCTTAAAGCGAAAGAAGCTCTACTGACGATGGGACCGATTGAGAGCGTCAAGATTCTCGTTTCATATGCTCAATCGCAGTTATTTCCCAATCGCCATCCCCGCAATTTTGCCCAATGGGTGACAAGTAGATTTGGTCGGCGGCTATTTGAAATATTTTTTCAGGCTTACACGGAAAAACTTTGGGGCATACCCTGTACGGAAATTAGTGCAGATTGGGCGGCGCAACGCATTAAAGGCTTATCTTTATTGAAAGCAGCTCGCAGTGCTTTATTGGGTAACGATGGCAAAGTCAAAACACTAATCGATCGCTTTGAATTTCCTCGGTTAGGTTCGGGACAATTGTATGAAAAAATCGGTGAATACCTGCGCCAGCACAATCAAAGCGTGTTGTTAAATACAGAAGTCGTCCAGGTTCACCACGATAACTTTCAAGTTACCCAAATCACATTAAGAAATCGCCAGACGGGAGAGGAGTCAACAGTCAACTGCGGTGGTGTAATTTCTTCCGTCCCCATTAGTTTGTTGGTGCAGCAAATGAATCCAACTGCACCATCAGAGGCGATCGCAGCTGCTAAGTCTCTCAAATTTCGCAATACAATTTTGGTCTATTTGATCGTTGAAGGCAATAACTTATTCCCAGATAACTGGCTTTACATTAACGAGCCAAGCGTGCAATTAGGACGAGTCACCAATTTTGCGAATTGGTCGCCTGAGATGCTGCCAAACCAGCATCAAACACCATTGTGCTGCGAGTATTGGTGCAACTACGACGAACCGATGTGGCAGCAACCAGAAGCAGAATTGTTAGAGCGAGCAGAACGAGAACTGCGCAAAATTGGACTTTTACATCAAGAAAAAGTTTCTGGTGGATTTGTCGTTCGCTTACCCCGCACTTACCCAATTTATGCAGGTAACTATCAACAAGCACTAAGCGATATTCAGTCGTATTTGCAGCCATTTTCTAATCTTCAATTAGTCGGAAGATACGGTGCATTTAAATATAACAATCAAGACCATAGCTTATTGATGGGGATTCTAGCCGCAGAAAATGTTTTGAGTCCCGGCAAGCACAATCTTTGGTCGGTTAATTCAGATAGCGAATACCAAGAAGAAGCTAGTGCCACCGCTAAGACCACCACACATAAGACGGTGAAAAAACCTCGCCAACAAAAGACACTCAAAGTCTTGAAAGAATTTGGTGGCTACGTCTTTACAGGTGGAGCCGCAACAGTCGTTGATGTCGCGATCTTTTCATTGCTCGTTCAATCTGGCGTTTGGTCTGTCTCAGCCTTGTGTGTCAGCTATTTTATGGGATTGACGACTAATTTTTGGCTGAGCCGTCGCTTTGTTTTCGGGATCTATTGGAAGAACTGGCTAATTCAGTATGCCGTGTTTGCCACAGTTGCCCTCAACAGCTTGCTGGCAAATTTAGGATTGTTACAACTTTTAATGGACGATGCTGGTTGGAATGCTACTGCTGCCCGTTTGGTCAGTGCTGCTTGTGTAGCTCTACTTAGCTTTACGGGACACAAGATGTATTCTTTTGCGTCAAATCAACAGGAGTTTGTTCGCAAGCCTGAATAA
- a CDS encoding methyltransferase domain-containing protein, producing the protein MNAKNIFAKVAPKSVKTIVKKLAKPELNAQNRSHESLPEMETLSDESYLRMAYKVIFEREIDSEGLANWLNALDKGLSRTALVRMLVDSIEFQLRPLSKKDYWHLLNAKLHHARFKLIRTVLPEAKVILDLGGASTGDARGALLSFGYPYLPEKIYIADLPPDERMLNASELTQHIKYKSCDINYVYTSMSDLSSFEEGSFDLVWSGQSIEHVTQEDAEKVFAQAYKLLKPGGKLALDTPNRSATQIQCPKGYIHPEHKIEYFYSDLCQILERHNFKIVETKGLIDLSKTIDKNLDMKHFCEEAISGEALNDRPEKSYCFYMCCMRSCDI; encoded by the coding sequence ATGAATGCCAAAAACATTTTTGCCAAAGTAGCTCCCAAGTCTGTAAAAACAATCGTTAAAAAGTTGGCTAAACCCGAATTAAACGCTCAAAATCGCTCTCATGAAAGCTTGCCTGAAATGGAGACGCTCTCTGACGAAAGCTATTTAAGAATGGCATATAAAGTCATATTTGAGCGCGAAATTGACTCGGAGGGGTTAGCAAACTGGTTGAACGCGCTTGATAAGGGCTTGAGTCGAACTGCTCTAGTGAGGATGTTAGTCGATTCTATTGAATTTCAACTACGTCCATTGAGTAAGAAAGACTATTGGCATCTGCTCAATGCCAAGCTTCATCACGCTAGATTTAAACTGATTAGAACGGTGCTTCCAGAAGCAAAAGTTATTCTAGACTTGGGAGGAGCTTCTACTGGTGACGCTAGAGGTGCTTTATTAAGCTTTGGCTATCCATATTTACCGGAAAAAATTTATATTGCCGACTTACCTCCCGATGAAAGGATGCTCAATGCTTCTGAGTTAACACAACATATTAAATACAAAAGTTGCGACATTAATTATGTCTATACAAGCATGAGCGACCTATCCTCATTTGAGGAAGGTTCTTTCGATCTAGTTTGGTCGGGACAATCGATAGAACACGTAACTCAAGAAGATGCTGAAAAAGTGTTTGCTCAAGCATACAAATTGTTGAAACCAGGGGGCAAGCTGGCACTGGATACTCCCAATCGTTCTGCAACTCAAATACAGTGTCCTAAAGGTTATATTCATCCAGAACATAAAATTGAATACTTTTACAGTGACTTGTGCCAAATTTTAGAGAGGCACAATTTTAAGATTGTTGAAACAAAAGGTCTGATCGATCTGTCTAAAACTATTGATAAGAACTTGGATATGAAACATTTTTGTGAGGAGGCTATTAGTGGTGAGGCTTTGAACGATCGACCAGAAAAGTCATATTGTTTTTATATGTGCTGTATGCGAAGTTGCGATATTTAA
- a CDS encoding DUF4214 domain-containing protein, with amino-acid sequence MSYLSQLLNLSSKASKKIGEISDSLSNKRSTSESETLSDREFLVDAYRKLLGREADEDGLKHYIKLLQTGYSRTDVLMSLVQSDEFINKVLKDNIRIQNLRELRPERYYAVEDLLQPNNALVFSVENLNDFDWLEAMILKHGYYEKPGVWGFRINKDKKVMAEIMSAFQPKRALEIGCANGTILQCLHEMNIHCEGIEISSMAIDKAFPDIKNNIHHGDLLELELSEKYDLIFGLDIFEHLNPNKLHDYLDRIDRILVDGGYIFGNIPAFGDDPIFGTVFPVYIKEWERDIAEEKPFNLLHVDKDGYPINGHLIWADWHWWVKQFEQHGFQREVEVEKVLHKKYDAYMEKTSIARKSYFVFSKRGEQQKTVAIAERISSRSSKVL; translated from the coding sequence ATGAGCTATCTGAGTCAACTCTTAAATCTCTCAAGCAAAGCTAGCAAAAAAATTGGGGAAATCTCTGATTCGCTTTCAAATAAACGCTCCACCTCAGAATCAGAAACATTATCAGACCGAGAATTTTTAGTAGATGCTTATCGCAAACTTTTAGGACGAGAGGCTGATGAAGATGGGTTAAAACATTACATTAAGCTTCTCCAAACTGGTTACAGCAGAACCGACGTACTCATGAGCTTAGTTCAGTCGGATGAGTTTATTAATAAAGTTTTAAAAGATAATATTAGGATTCAAAATTTACGAGAACTCAGACCAGAACGTTATTACGCAGTGGAAGACCTTTTACAGCCTAATAATGCTTTGGTCTTTTCTGTAGAAAACCTCAATGATTTTGATTGGCTAGAAGCCATGATTCTCAAACATGGTTATTATGAAAAACCGGGTGTATGGGGTTTTAGAATTAATAAAGATAAGAAAGTTATGGCTGAAATTATGTCAGCCTTCCAACCCAAAAGAGCTTTGGAAATAGGCTGTGCTAATGGAACTATTCTGCAATGTTTGCATGAGATGAACATCCATTGCGAAGGAATAGAAATTAGCTCGATGGCAATTGATAAAGCTTTTCCTGACATCAAAAATAATATCCATCATGGAGACTTGTTAGAACTAGAGCTTTCGGAAAAATACGATCTAATTTTTGGTTTGGATATATTTGAACACCTAAATCCTAACAAACTACACGACTATCTCGATCGCATAGATCGAATATTAGTTGATGGTGGCTATATATTTGGTAATATTCCAGCTTTTGGTGACGATCCAATCTTTGGGACAGTTTTTCCTGTTTATATTAAAGAGTGGGAACGAGATATTGCTGAAGAAAAGCCTTTTAACCTGCTTCACGTTGATAAAGACGGCTATCCGATTAACGGACATTTAATTTGGGCTGATTGGCACTGGTGGGTAAAACAATTTGAACAGCATGGTTTTCAACGAGAAGTAGAAGTTGAAAAAGTTTTACATAAAAAGTATGATGCTTACATGGAAAAAACATCGATCGCGAGAAAGTCATACTTTGTTTTTTCTAAACGTGGAGAGCAACAAAAAACAGTAGCGATCGCCGAGCGGATTAGTTCGCGATCGTCAAAAGTTTTATGA
- a CDS encoding glycosyltransferase family 4 protein translates to MKPLAIVIPWFGKALKGGAEQQAWQIASRLVRRGHKVEIITTCCQAFDRNWAENHHKPGLSQEEGIAIRRFKVVRTDHDAFNQVNHLMLRVPPAQFKPGVSPVSLDDATIFCTESISSPQLLHFLKTHHHQYQAFLFIPYLYGPILNGLSLVADRAFLQPCLHDEAYAYLPQVEQMFHLARGLLFNSEGEEQLAKKLYGAGIIPKSYVVGEGIEVGQHDDPTLSHIGNLALKKDRYILYLGRRDATKNTDFLVRAYAIFKQKYPDSSLQLILAGSGETSFHDAAPGLTDLGLVSESEKEALLANCLALFQPSRNESYSRVMMEAWFYGRPVVVHQDCLATASAVKSARGGWLAATEIEWAEMFAQIDRAGMEQLAEYGANGQNYARKNASWDGVIDRYETILGLTAIPATSPQPQQRQLKEIHQLMAGFSYGDAISNHARWIRNYLQALGYKSEIFAEHLDPRATHEAKRPHAKSIGQQAGLIYHHSIGCEVTEYAIAHPSSKCLIYHNITPAEFFRSYRPDVAQLLEQGRAELNQLAQHFPLSVGVSTYNASELAESGFTAPGVLPIPVDPKKWDMAADPQLMQQLQDGKTNLLFVGRVSPHKRQDHLLEAFAHYLTMDREARLILIGGGDINDPYYHHVTSLMHRLHVTNYVMIPGQVNDAQLLAFYRTAHLFWSMSEHEGFCVPLVEAMWFDVPILAYKSSAIPETLGKAGLMFTNKENLIEIAALAKILVKDNPLREKVLTAQRQQRNKFSPPAVIEKLNKIVLMMEENFSHELSESTLKSLKQS, encoded by the coding sequence ATGAAGCCACTGGCGATTGTAATCCCTTGGTTTGGTAAAGCTTTAAAAGGCGGCGCAGAACAACAGGCTTGGCAGATCGCCTCTCGTTTAGTGCGACGAGGACACAAAGTTGAAATTATCACGACTTGCTGCCAAGCCTTCGATCGCAACTGGGCAGAGAATCATCATAAGCCTGGATTGAGTCAAGAGGAAGGGATTGCAATTCGTCGGTTCAAGGTCGTCCGCACCGACCACGATGCTTTCAATCAAGTCAATCATCTCATGCTGAGAGTACCGCCTGCGCAGTTCAAGCCAGGAGTCAGTCCAGTCAGCTTAGATGATGCCACAATATTTTGCACGGAGAGTATCAGTTCTCCTCAACTACTACACTTTCTCAAAACTCATCACCATCAATATCAAGCATTTTTATTCATACCCTATCTATACGGTCCAATTTTAAATGGACTGTCACTTGTTGCCGATCGCGCTTTTTTACAACCCTGTTTGCATGACGAAGCATATGCTTATTTGCCGCAAGTCGAGCAGATGTTTCACCTAGCACGCGGGTTATTATTTAATAGCGAAGGTGAAGAGCAACTTGCTAAAAAGCTATACGGTGCTGGGATTATTCCTAAAAGTTATGTCGTTGGGGAGGGAATAGAAGTCGGACAGCATGACGATCCAACTCTAAGTCATATTGGCAATTTAGCACTCAAAAAAGATCGCTATATTCTCTATCTCGGTCGCCGAGATGCAACAAAAAATACAGATTTCTTAGTCAGAGCTTATGCTATTTTCAAGCAGAAGTATCCAGACTCTAGTTTGCAATTGATTTTAGCTGGTTCGGGAGAAACATCATTTCACGATGCTGCGCCAGGGTTGACTGACCTTGGTTTGGTGTCAGAAAGCGAGAAAGAAGCACTGCTGGCAAATTGCTTAGCTTTATTTCAACCCAGTCGAAATGAAAGTTACTCTCGCGTCATGATGGAAGCTTGGTTTTACGGACGACCCGTAGTCGTACATCAAGATTGCTTGGCAACTGCAAGTGCTGTCAAGAGTGCGCGGGGAGGTTGGCTAGCAGCAACAGAAATTGAATGGGCAGAGATGTTTGCCCAAATCGATCGCGCTGGAATGGAACAGCTAGCAGAATACGGTGCAAACGGTCAAAACTATGCTAGAAAAAATGCGAGTTGGGATGGAGTCATCGATCGCTACGAAACTATTTTAGGACTGACAGCTATTCCAGCCACTTCCCCACAACCGCAACAGAGACAACTAAAAGAAATTCATCAACTGATGGCTGGTTTTTCTTACGGGGATGCCATTTCTAACCATGCTAGGTGGATTAGAAACTATTTACAAGCCCTTGGTTACAAGTCGGAGATTTTTGCCGAACATCTAGACCCACGCGCCACCCATGAAGCCAAAAGACCCCATGCTAAAAGTATCGGTCAACAGGCTGGATTGATTTATCATCACTCGATTGGCTGCGAAGTCACAGAATATGCGATCGCTCATCCTAGTTCTAAGTGTCTGATTTACCACAACATCACGCCTGCTGAGTTTTTCCGGTCGTATCGCCCCGACGTTGCCCAACTGTTAGAACAAGGTCGGGCTGAATTAAACCAACTTGCCCAACATTTTCCCCTCTCAGTTGGAGTTTCCACATATAACGCCTCTGAACTGGCGGAATCTGGATTTACCGCACCAGGTGTACTGCCCATACCCGTAGACCCAAAAAAATGGGATATGGCAGCAGATCCACAGTTAATGCAACAGTTACAGGATGGGAAAACTAATCTTCTCTTTGTCGGGCGCGTCTCGCCTCACAAGCGCCAAGACCACCTTCTAGAGGCTTTTGCCCATTACTTGACAATGGATCGAGAGGCAAGATTGATTCTCATCGGTGGCGGTGACATTAACGATCCATACTATCACCACGTCACGAGCTTGATGCATCGGTTGCACGTCACGAATTACGTGATGATTCCAGGGCAAGTCAACGATGCCCAACTCTTAGCCTTTTATCGTACTGCTCACCTCTTTTGGTCGATGAGCGAACATGAAGGATTTTGCGTTCCTCTAGTTGAGGCGATGTGGTTTGACGTGCCGATTCTGGCGTATAAAAGCAGTGCGATTCCTGAGACATTAGGTAAAGCTGGGCTGATGTTTACCAATAAGGAAAACTTGATTGAAATTGCAGCACTGGCAAAGATTCTTGTTAAAGATAACCCGTTAAGAGAAAAGGTGTTAACTGCTCAGCGCCAACAGCGAAACAAGTTTTCGCCTCCCGCAGTTATTGAGAAGTTAAATAAAATCGTCCTAATGATGGAGGAAAATTTTAGTCATGAGCTATCTGAGTCAACTCTTAAATCTCTCAAGCAAAGCTAG
- a CDS encoding class I SAM-dependent methyltransferase produces the protein MIEANNPEINIEELKQKITEEVSRRQPDLLTVLQHDRHVNGAIAKEVVNISHIEALASNAEFKAQVRTHWPKKFDRFPFNVGWLKKYSLKIYNFIQKEQRVVNFSLSQGLREVAAIEQRLSEQVAELKTQMSSMSDRLSSTEARIAQLGDRLGSSESQLARIRERLNSVTQEQVTQIHATQEQVKQNRERLNASEERVSQNSARIHASEFNLEQFSDRLKLTEEGLNGIGIRISSMDAHLLAIEDRHNRNDSYLKNDLAQQKRLITLFLEEARQRLPGAFSQEHLTNFFDENQHSLDAFYAAFEEQFRGSREDITNKLKVYLPKIAAANVGTPDAPILDVGCGRGEWLELLRDNGYTAKGLDINRVTIEQCQSRGLEAIESDVITYLRSLPENSLGAVTGFHIIEHLSFAQLLNLITEVLRVLQPNGIAIFETPNPQNLLVGACDFYSDPTHQRPLYPESMQFLFTYQGLHNVQLLHLNPVESSPFDRDEPEMRILHNWFFGPRDYALIGYKV, from the coding sequence ATGATTGAAGCGAATAATCCAGAAATAAATATTGAGGAATTAAAACAAAAAATTACAGAGGAAGTTTCTCGACGACAGCCAGATTTGCTGACGGTATTACAGCACGATCGCCATGTCAACGGGGCGATCGCTAAAGAAGTTGTCAATATCAGCCACATAGAAGCATTAGCGAGTAATGCGGAATTCAAAGCTCAAGTCCGCACTCATTGGCCCAAAAAGTTCGATCGCTTTCCCTTTAATGTAGGTTGGTTAAAAAAGTACAGCCTCAAAATTTACAACTTTATTCAGAAAGAGCAGCGAGTCGTTAATTTTTCTCTCAGTCAAGGATTAAGAGAAGTCGCGGCAATCGAGCAACGGCTGAGCGAACAAGTAGCTGAGTTAAAAACCCAAATGAGCAGCATGAGCGATCGCCTCAGTTCTACAGAAGCACGGATAGCTCAATTAGGCGATCGCCTCGGTTCGAGTGAATCGCAGCTGGCTCGGATTAGAGAGCGGCTCAATAGCGTCACCCAAGAGCAAGTAACTCAGATTCATGCCACTCAAGAGCAAGTCAAGCAAAACCGAGAACGCTTAAACGCCAGCGAGGAGCGCGTCAGTCAAAATAGCGCTCGCATCCATGCGAGTGAATTCAACTTAGAGCAATTCAGCGATCGCCTCAAGTTGACTGAAGAAGGATTGAATGGTATTGGTATTCGTATTAGTAGCATGGACGCTCACTTGCTGGCGATCGAAGACCGTCACAACCGAAACGATAGCTATCTCAAAAATGATTTAGCACAGCAGAAGCGATTGATTACTCTGTTTCTCGAAGAAGCACGGCAACGCCTACCAGGAGCTTTTAGTCAAGAGCATTTAACCAACTTTTTCGATGAAAACCAGCACTCGTTAGATGCCTTTTATGCTGCTTTTGAAGAACAATTTCGCGGCTCGCGGGAAGACATTACGAATAAACTCAAAGTTTACTTGCCGAAGATTGCCGCAGCCAACGTAGGCACGCCAGACGCACCAATTCTAGATGTAGGCTGCGGACGGGGTGAATGGCTAGAACTTCTCCGTGACAATGGATATACGGCAAAAGGACTCGATATTAACCGAGTCACGATCGAACAATGTCAATCTAGGGGACTGGAGGCGATCGAGTCCGATGTCATTACTTACCTGCGATCGCTACCAGAAAATAGCTTGGGAGCCGTGACTGGTTTTCATATTATCGAACACTTGTCTTTTGCGCAGTTGCTCAATTTAATTACAGAAGTCTTGCGAGTTTTACAACCAAATGGAATCGCTATTTTTGAAACGCCAAATCCGCAAAATTTACTCGTAGGTGCTTGTGACTTTTATTCCGATCCGACTCACCAAAGACCCCTTTACCCAGAAAGTATGCAATTCTTGTTTACCTATCAAGGCTTGCATAACGTCCAACTCCTACACTTAAACCCAGTAGAATCTAGTCCTTTCGATCGCGACGAGCCAGAAATGCGAATCCTGCATAACTGGTTTTTTGGTCCCCGTGATTATGCCCTTATTGGATATAAAGTATGA
- a CDS encoding acyltransferase: MKAWIDNYLSQKLAQGDWQEQIDSYLNQKLAQADLEKCIEQVQLNHYLVYGDPQRLKLSASCVVNNALFNLSSGTICIGEDVFFGHNVSLITGTHDYNKFGKARMYDFPIEGNDIAIEEGVWIASNVTVIGPCKIGKHSVVAAGAVVKGDVPSYQIVAGVPAKIVKTIAPTDELLDPKKLS, translated from the coding sequence ATGAAAGCGTGGATAGATAATTATTTAAGTCAAAAGCTAGCTCAAGGCGATTGGCAAGAACAAATTGATAGTTATTTAAATCAAAAACTAGCTCAAGCCGATTTAGAGAAATGCATCGAGCAAGTGCAATTGAATCATTATTTAGTTTATGGCGATCCCCAAAGACTTAAACTATCGGCATCGTGTGTGGTCAATAATGCTCTATTTAACTTATCTTCTGGCACTATATGCATAGGAGAAGATGTTTTTTTCGGTCATAACGTGAGCTTGATTACTGGAACCCACGATTACAACAAGTTTGGTAAAGCCAGAATGTATGATTTTCCGATTGAAGGAAATGATATTGCGATTGAGGAGGGAGTGTGGATAGCTAGCAACGTTACAGTCATTGGTCCTTGCAAGATTGGCAAGCATTCTGTAGTTGCAGCAGGTGCAGTTGTCAAAGGCGATGTTCCCAGCTATCAAATTGTGGCGGGAGTTCCGGCAAAAATAGTCAAAACAATCGCACCTACGGATGAGTTGTTAGATCCAAAAAAATTAAGCTAG